A genomic stretch from Burkholderia pyrrocinia includes:
- a CDS encoding sigma-70 family RNA polymerase sigma factor codes for MPSTALDDDALRELLPRLRRFALWLARDVHAADDLVQSTLERALSRWTSRRDDASLRSWLFTILYRQFLDGKRSAKRYAWLLGRIRDDDEAHWPSAEREFAARATLEAFGRLSDEQRSLLLLVAVEGFTYQEVADLLDVPIGTVMSRLSRARQALRQLSDGELPAPSLRLMKK; via the coding sequence ATGCCCTCCACCGCCCTCGACGACGACGCGTTGCGCGAACTCCTCCCCAGGCTGCGACGCTTCGCGCTCTGGCTGGCGCGCGACGTCCACGCGGCCGACGATCTCGTCCAGTCGACGCTCGAGCGCGCGCTGTCGCGCTGGACGAGCCGCCGCGACGACGCGTCGCTGCGCAGCTGGCTCTTCACGATCCTTTACCGGCAGTTTCTCGACGGCAAACGCAGCGCGAAGCGCTACGCGTGGCTGCTCGGCCGCATCCGCGATGACGACGAAGCACACTGGCCATCCGCCGAACGCGAATTCGCGGCGCGCGCGACGCTCGAGGCGTTCGGCCGGCTCTCCGACGAGCAGCGCAGCCTGCTGCTGCTCGTCGCGGTCGAGGGCTTCACCTATCAGGAAGTCGCCGACCTGCTCGACGTGCCGATCGGCACCGTGATGTCGCGGCTCTCCCGCGCGCGCCAGGCGCTGCGCCAGCTCAGCGACGGCGAGCTTCCCGCTCCTTCTCTCCGCTTGATGAAGAAATGA